The nucleotide window GACGCACCTCCTCGCGATCAGACAACGCTATGCGCGATAGGTAAATCCTCTCGTCTTGATATTTTTCCATTATAAAGTTTTTCTCGGTGATCCAGGTCCTATCCTTCTGGCAATATTAATATTTATCATTCTGTTTATCTATTCGTTCAGATAATTACATTCCGGACACTCTCTCGTGAAAGAACTGGAGAGATTATCAAAAAGTATTGCCTCTGACCTCATTAATAACATAAACGATGTTTGTATTTCAATTCAAGGTTACTATAATGATAAGAAACTACCCATGGTTTTCAAATATAGCTGCCATGAAATGTTACCAGATCCTTATAATGCTGACCATAACTACCCCGCTAGGTTAAAGTATTTCTTGACAACAGTTCTTAGAATGAGGAATTCTTACGAATCAACAGTTAGATTCTCTACAGATTTAATAGATTACTATTCTAAAAAATTGGGATATGATATATCAAATATAAAGGACTTTTCCGAGAAATTAAGATTCGTAACTAACTCCCTTCTGGATCCTTCTTTCATATCAACCCTTCAAGGAATTACTAAAGTTCTGATGGATTCAACCGAGTATTTATGTGTAATATCTTATTACTTAACACCTCAAAAAATTAGAGGCAAGAAACCCTCAACAATTATAGAATACGAGCCATTAATAGATAATATTATTAAATACTCATCATACTTCCTAAGATTTATTTTCGAAAAAACTGACAGATTTCTAAATTTTATTCCATCAGCTGGCCTAAACTTAACTGAATTAAGGAATATAGCCAATCAAATGCTCGAAATACTCTCTAAAATTAACCTAAATGTTTTAGAATCTTATCTTACAAATCAAGGAGAGTTGAAACTATCTCAAATTTATACTGGAGACCTACTATTCTTTACCTTCTTTAATTTAGCTGATGCATTAAATATTTATGATGATTACATATATAAAATCAGAAACGCAGTACTTTCCGTACCTTTAGAAAATAGGATCGCAATAACTAGAAGTATTCTCGGATTAAAAGATGTTGAGGATATTAATATGAGCTGTAGAGATGTACATAATTTTATTCTAAATATGAATGAAATCTCAAATGAAATTTATTCTGGTGGAAATATTGCAGAATTAATAGATAGTCTGCGAAAGTACGTTTTCATAAGGGATTCTATAAATTATGCTTTTAAAGATGTAGCACTATTAATGCAGAACGTACTATACTCTAAAGAAATCACGTATTTAAGTATGTCCCTTCACGTAGAAAACTACATACATAATACCTCAGCCATAGAATTACTTGATAGAATTAGAATAGATTATAATGATTATAACCGATTAATTAATAATTTACATGAGTTTAGGGACTGGATTAACGTACTCAAAAAGCTCGATTTAGATCAAAAGTTGTCTGAATCTCTAGTCAAGGTAGTGAGCGGGGATCCTCCAACTAATAGTAAAATGAGTTTGGATGAAGTAATAGGAAAGATAATTAAGAGAGAACAAGCTAACGTTGAGGAAGTTAAAGGAACTGGAATATACGAATTTAGAACAGACAATAGGGTAATAAGAGCCATGCCCGTTATATACGATATGTGGAAGGAAATAGGAGATGACGGGATAGAATATTCCCATTTAGTAAATTGGTTAAGTAAGAGATTAGATATTGATGATGATAGAAAAGTTAATGAGATAGCAATAAAATACTTAAATGCGTCATATTATGCAGGGTTAATAAAACTTGAAGAAAAACCGACAACTAAGCCTCCAGATACTGAACAAACTCGTAAAAGAGAAATCACGATTAACGCAATAGGTATCCCTACTGGAGCAAGATGGAAATTCATACTCGCACGGGAAAATAAATATCTTAATTTCGATACAAACGAAAGTTCGATAAGGATTAAAGCGCAAGAAAAAGATAATCTAACTTTCTATGATGTTACGATAGGCAATGTTATATATGTACCCTATCCTAGGACGTATACCATTAGATCTAGTGATTTATCAAAAGGCGTGTTAGACGTAAAATATAATGTATCTTCCCCTCAATCAAGTCAAAGGACTGGAAAAACTAATGTGCAAACTAATGTAAAGATTTCCAAACCCAAGGGAACTGCAACCGCAGGTGTTATATTATCAATAGTATATATTATCGAACTAATAGTAATTGCAAGTGGATTCCAATACTCTAACATTCTATTTGAAGCATTAACAGTAATGGACATATTCTTTCAGTTAGCAATAATGGGATTACTAGTATCCGCTGTAACTAACCCCTATAACTCCCATAAAAAAGGTTCATATATTATCATAATATCGATAATAATGTTCTTCTTTTCAATCCCCATAATAGAATATGTGATATTCTTCATTATATTTGATATTGCAGTTGGAATTTCATTAGCAAGATTTAAACGTAGGTGATAGGTATGGAAAAGAAAAACTCAATAAATATATCATTATTAGAAAATTTAGCAAATTTTTTCTCCATAGGGGAAATAGAAAAGGGAGAACTAAGAGCAAATTCAGAAATAATTAATTATCTTTTAGAACAAGGTCTAATAAGACAAATAGAGAGAAATTTTATAGTAGATGAACTGCTCAAATTTATTATATTAAAATATAGTAATATAGTAAAATTAAAAATGTCTAAAGACTATTTAGTGAAGACTCAATCAATATATATACTCTTAATGATAGTAGACGAGAATTATCATAAAATACCTTTTTACGACTATATTGCGTATAGCGGACTGGTTAAGATAAAAAAGAAGAGAATTGCAAGGAGTGTAATAAGAAATGGTAAAAAGATCATCAATAATAATCAAGGCGAAATACATTTAATGAAATATCAAAAAAATAAAATAAAGGCTGAGATTAACCTAGATCAAACGAAGTCTGGAGAGATAATTGAATTCGGCTTATATATATGGAATAGGCCATCTAAGCTAAGTTTAATGGGAGATAAGACCTTTAGCCAAAACTATTTCTGGATATACGCTCCTACCTTAGAATACTCCACCAAAATACTTCTCGAAAATAATCTAAATGTAGAATCGATAAACCTAGAAAGGTTCTTATATCTAGATGACAACCATCAAATTAAGGCACCAATTAAAAATCAATATATGCTCAGAAAAGAAAAAAATTATATTGAGATAAAAGTGCATTATCCTGATTATGGTATATATAAACTATCGTACAATTTATAAATTGTTAACTAGGTATTTATCTTAACGGGGGTTAAGGGGGCGGAAGACCCTTTCCGTGAGGGATGGATAGCCCCCTTATATAAAAGTTTTTTAACTAATCTAAATCATATATTTTTTAATGATAGTTACCAATGGAGTGAGCGTCACCGAGACGTCTTGGTTAAAGCGAGGGTCGATGTGGTACGCCTCTGCTCCGGACAGTAGCCCCAAAGGGGTAACAGTGTCATGGTTAATGAGTTTCGTTCGGGGTCGGAACGACCCTTAGTGTGGAGCTCCGCCCTCTACCGCTGGCAAGGTGGGGGTATGAAGCAGGAAGCCTTGTAGGGCAGGGTAGTTCACTATACGAAAATCGTATCGATTGTTTGGGGTGTTCTAATGCATCCATCTTATTCGATAATAAATAATAAAATTATATCAGATTAGAAATTTTCACAATTAGTCGTTCCGAATCCAGATGCAGCCAAAGGAATTAGAACGTGAAAACAGCCTCTGAAAAAGGTTTATGTGCAAGGATTACGAAATCTTTTTGTAGTAGTACTTGAATGGATCTCGCGAACTCTTGCACATAAGTTTTTCTAAAATAATGTCTTTGTTCAAATTTCTATATCTTAAACGTTAAACGAGCGTTTTTCATATTACTCCAATATTTTTACAAATGTTTTTTGAATTTCATGACTGTTTGAGAACACTCCCAACTTGATATAATTTTACAAATAATTTTAGAATTTCATGATTGCATGAGAACACTCCCAATTCAAAGAAATCCAATTTTATTTATATCATCAGATACATATAATTAAATTTTAGACTATATTAAAAACAGAGTAAATTTTCTTATATTTGAAGAAACAATATGATAATCCTAGCTGAATTTATATTTGTAAGACGATTTTGGATCTACTGAGAAGGGGCGAGGCTTGTCTTTTCTGTGTCAAAAGAGTTTGAAACTGAAGTAGAAAGTCGTATCTTAAGTACTCGAGTTAAGTTTAAAGTCATGCTATACACTTTTTAATACTGTGATTTATACTTTACAATTCCAACTGAAAATCTCGAATGACGTAATTGTCCCCCTTTCACATCTAAACTCAGTAGGACCTTGTTCCTCTCCTTCTCCCCAACTTACTCAAAGATCACTGAAAGCAAGGAACCACACAAACCCTTAAGAATAACCGTAATAAAAGATCACGGCAAACCCTTATATTCCACGGGTAAAAATAAAATAGTGCTAAAGACTGAAAACACATACACATTTACCGTAAATACCCTATTAGAGGATGTGGTAAAGGAAGTGGTAAAGACCGAGAGTGTCAATAAGGAAATTTACAATACGAAATTTCACGTTGAGCTGGAAAACATTATAGTCAAAGAGGAGTTTAAGATTAATGATGCCAGATTCTACAAAATTCACTTTAAGACCCCAACACTCCTACAACCCCCGAGACCTAGTATCAAAAGAAAAGGCAATAGATACGTCTTGTTCCCTTACGTTCCACTCCTCTTTTACTCCATAGCCTCCCATTGGAATAGATACATGAATAACAAGATAGTTGGAGTAACTGGTAGCAAAACCCTATATTATTTTAGAGAAGTAAATTACAAGATAAGGCCTCTAACCGCATATTATGGGAACATACCTAATAAGGGATTTGTGGGATGGGTTTTATTTGAGTTAAAAGCTAGGAAGGGAAGCAATTTAAGGGAAAACATCAGAAGGCTCTTAGATTACGCAAATTACTTCGGTATAGGAAAAAGCAGAAATATAGGTTTTGGAGAAGTAGATGTAAGACCTTTGGAATAATATTAAAGATATCTTATTTGATTTCTTAAAGATCTATCATGCTGAATTATTACAGAATAGGTAACTTAATTTGATTAAATTAATGCATATACGTTTATCATTAGTTTTCCTCCAATTTTGGGTGATTCAAGGATCCTTGCGATTTCAATTTGTTTCTCTAAAAACAGATAAGAATAATTGATTCGACATTTTCGATAATACTAATAAGAGACGAGGGAATGTTCTCATGCAGTCATCTTATTCGAGAAGTGTTAGTGAAAATATATCTGATTAGAGGTTTTTATAACTAGCTGGAATTTCCAGACCTCCTAACTCCGAGTATTGCCAGAACGTTAGGAATGACTAAAAGCCTCGAAATGTCTTCTACTTCTCTCTTAATATAAACTCATTGACAACTTTTGCTTCTACCAATTCCTTCTGGTCTGCACTATTCTTTTAGCTTCTTCAACATTCACATGCGGAGTAGACTCCACAAA belongs to Saccharolobus solfataricus and includes:
- the cas6 gene encoding CRISPR-associated endoribonuclease Cas6; this encodes MFLSFSPTYSKITESKEPHKPLRITVIKDHGKPLYSTGKNKIVLKTENTYTFTVNTLLEDVVKEVVKTESVNKEIYNTKFHVELENIIVKEEFKINDARFYKIHFKTPTLLQPPRPSIKRKGNRYVLFPYVPLLFYSIASHWNRYMNNKIVGVTGSKTLYYFREVNYKIRPLTAYYGNIPNKGFVGWVLFELKARKGSNLRENIRRLLDYANYFGIGKSRNIGFGEVDVRPLE